The genomic segment GAAGGACGAGCGCTCATCGCTGGTCGTCTTCTACAAGGAGTTCCGGGTAGAGCCGGACAAAGACATCCAAGGCGATGATGGCAGGCGCAGGCTTGCCCGCGCGTCCTACGTCTTCAATGCCGATCAGGTGGACGGCTTTGCTAGGCCGGAGCCTATTGCAACCCTTGGGCCCATAGAGCGGTTGGCGCAAGCTGATGCGTTCACGTCAGCTACGAAGGCAGACATTCGGCACGGTGGTGAAAGCGCGTACTACTCGACGGGCACGGATCATATCAAGATGCCCGACGAGGGGCTGTTCACCGGGACCGCATCAAGCGGCCGGACAGAAAGCTACTACAGCACGCTGTTGCACGAGCTGGTTCATTGGTCCGGCGCCAAACACCGTCTTGATCGCAACATGGGCAAGCGTTTTGGCGATCAGGAATATGCAGCGGAAGAGCTGGTAGCGGAACTAGGCGCTGCCTTCCTTTGCGGGGAGCTTGGCATCAGCCAGACGCCGCGCCAGGATCACGCACAGTATCTCGCGAACTGGCTCACGCTGTTTAAGAAGGATGACCGGGCAATCTTTCGTGCCGCGGCACGCGCCTCTGAGGCGGCGTCTTTTCTGTCAGGGCAGGCTGGATAGAGACAGCAGCCCGGTGCTGAAAAAAATCGCGTCCCCGGCTCCGGCCGGGGACGCTCGTCGCTTCGCGAACTACATGAACGGCAGCACAACGCGCGCCGCCGCGATGACGGAAACCACCGTGCCTAGCAGGCCGAGGATATAAGGCAGACGGTCGTTCGCCCGTCTCCCCGTGTTGTAGGACCGGATGCCTGCCAGCACGCCTGCGATGGCGACGGGAAGCCCAATGATAAGGGCGAGCAGCATCGAGAAAGCGGGTACCGCCGGGACCAGAAACGCCACTGCGGCGCTCACGCATGACAATATCCCAGCCGCAAGGCCGGGCCGCTTTCCGGATCGTTCGTCGGCGACTGGCGCCATCTACAATGCACCAGCCATGCCGATGGCATTGATGAAGCTCAGCGTGAAAACTGCCGCTCCGGCCAGTTTCAGCACCCAGCCGCCCAGGAAGCCCAGAGGGCCGCCGATGCCGTCGTGCCCGTCATGAGTGGTGAACACGCCGCCCCCATAAGTCCCGCCCGGAAGGAAGCCGGTAAAGGCAAAGCCGACTATGACCAGGGCGAAGCCGAGCAGGACGCCCCACCACCCGAGGCCGCCGACCCACATCCAATCTTTCATCTGTTTCTCCTGCAATGGCGCCAGAAGGCGCCCCTTGAATCAAAATGGCTTCGGGCACTTGCGCCCCCGAAGCCGGTGATCTGAACAAGTCCAGGAAATGGGCAGGACAGAATTGCGTAGAGTGTCCTGCAGCCAGCAAACGCGGGCGTTATGGTTGTCACTTCGCTGATGCGGTGATACGGTTTTGGCACTGAACGTAGGCGGAAAGAGCTGGATATCCGGCATCCGCCGTGGGCTGAACAGAATACGCAATACGGTCGCGTATTCGGCAGCAACAACAGCCGAAATCGATGACCGTTTTGAAGCGCGCGGTGCGCGCGACAATCTCGCTTTACTCACGCGACGGACGACGTAAATACCTCACGCCCGCCGAGCGCGAGGCATTTGTCTCAGCTGCGTGGCAATGTCCGCGTGAGGACGTTGGGACGCTGTGCCTGCTGATCGCGTTCACAGGCTGTCGCATAAGCGAGGCGCTCGCGCTCCGCGCCTGGTCCATCAACCTCGACGAGCGGTTCGTCGCTCTCAAATCCCTGAAAAAGCGCGGCGACATCGTCGTGCGCGAGATACCGCTTCCTGATGAACTGATCGCCCGCCTAACTGTCGTGCATCGGCTGGGATCAGTCGATCACGATACGCGTCTATGGAGATGGACGCGCGGACGAGCCTGGCTTCTCATCAAGCAGGTGATGGTGGCCGCCGCCGTCTCGCCAGGACCACACCAGACCGCCAAGGGGCTCCGGCACGCCTTCGGCATTCATGCCATCAGGTCCGGGGTACCTATCAACATGGTGCAGCGGTGGCTTGGCCATGCCAGCCTTGCCACCACTGCGATCTATCTCGGTGCGATCGGCGCCGAGGAGCGGGAACTTGCGGCCCGGATGTGGACCGCTCAAACTACGCCGCCGCGTTTCGCACATAGTTCGGATCAGCTGCCTCCTGACGCAGGTCGCCAAGAGCTTCGGTGAGCTGGACCGCCGCCCCGAACGCACTTTCCTCCGGGCAGTTATGCGACAACAGGACGATCGAGCCCCGCTTCGAGATCAGGACGACCTCGAACAACCTTCTTCCGCCACTCTGCGTCTGCTGCTGTGGACGGCTTTCGATACTCACGATCCGGTCGTGAGTGCCCTTGATCTCCGTCTCCCAGGGGCGCCACGGCGTCCCGCAGGGCGTGCCGATCGACCCGTTTGCGTACAAGACCATTGCACGCTGCT from the Youhaiella tibetensis genome contains:
- a CDS encoding ArdC family protein — protein: MKGQDLHSEITRQLIAAIEANPGEPQLPWRRGGSALFIPSNALTGNAYRGINIVSLWAAAATHSYSLPVWATYRQWADKGCQVRKDERSSLVVFYKEFRVEPDKDIQGDDGRRRLARASYVFNADQVDGFARPEPIATLGPIERLAQADAFTSATKADIRHGGESAYYSTGTDHIKMPDEGLFTGTASSGRTESYYSTLLHELVHWSGAKHRLDRNMGKRFGDQEYAAEELVAELGAAFLCGELGISQTPRQDHAQYLANWLTLFKKDDRAIFRAAARASEAASFLSGQAG
- a CDS encoding tyrosine-type recombinase/integrase, which produces MTVLKRAVRATISLYSRDGRRKYLTPAEREAFVSAAWQCPREDVGTLCLLIAFTGCRISEALALRAWSINLDERFVALKSLKKRGDIVVREIPLPDELIARLTVVHRLGSVDHDTRLWRWTRGRAWLLIKQVMVAAAVSPGPHQTAKGLRHAFGIHAIRSGVPINMVQRWLGHASLATTAIYLGAIGAEERELAARMWTAQTTPPRFAHSSDQLPPDAGRQELR